The following are from one region of the Stenotrophomonas lactitubi genome:
- a CDS encoding SDR family oxidoreductase: MKILILGGYGVFGGRLVRLLADLPMLELLIGGRNLAAAQVFCASYVGQSTLRPLQVDRQQLATALQAERPDLVVDASGPFQDYGEHRYTAIEACIAAGIDYLDFADAADFVFGVSQYDEQARAAGIYVLSGVSSFPVLTAAVLREMATHMDIVSVEGGIAPSPYAGIGLNVMRAVVGYAGAPVKLRRNGRDGHGIGLAESRRFTVAVPGRLPLRNLHFSLVDVPDLQVLPPEHPTMTDIWMGAGPVPEILHRVLNLLAKARLHLKLPSLEPCSRLFYTVLNLMKFGEHRGGMIVRAVGTRDGARVEQSWHLLAEADDGPYIPSMAIEAVIRKQLAGDRPTPGARAATHALELSDYDRLFEGRTIHTGFRRDMPGASLYQRVLGSAYAQLPASVQALHAPSAAKRWSGTASVERGRGLLSRLLGKVFGFPAAGARVPVSVEFTPEAGGERWTRTFAGRRFSSLQTQGQGRNEALLVERFGVISVALALLVDNGRLQLVPRRWSLLGMPLPQWLLPGENSFESDEDGCFVFDVEIGAPVVGRIVHYRGTLRPG, from the coding sequence GTGAAGATCCTGATTCTGGGTGGATATGGGGTGTTCGGGGGGCGTCTGGTCCGCTTGCTGGCGGACCTGCCGATGCTGGAACTGCTGATCGGTGGCCGCAACCTGGCGGCGGCGCAGGTCTTCTGTGCAAGCTACGTGGGGCAATCGACACTGCGCCCGCTGCAGGTCGACCGGCAACAGTTGGCCACGGCCCTGCAGGCCGAGCGGCCGGACCTGGTGGTGGATGCCTCCGGTCCTTTCCAGGACTACGGCGAACATCGCTACACGGCGATCGAAGCCTGCATCGCTGCCGGCATTGATTATCTGGACTTCGCCGACGCGGCGGACTTCGTATTCGGCGTTTCGCAGTACGACGAGCAGGCCAGGGCGGCCGGCATCTACGTGCTGTCCGGCGTCAGCAGCTTCCCGGTACTGACCGCCGCGGTGCTGCGCGAGATGGCCACGCACATGGATATCGTCAGCGTGGAAGGTGGCATCGCGCCATCGCCGTATGCCGGCATTGGTCTGAATGTGATGCGTGCGGTCGTCGGCTATGCCGGTGCACCGGTGAAGCTGCGCCGCAACGGTCGCGATGGGCACGGCATCGGCCTCGCCGAGAGTCGCCGCTTCACCGTCGCGGTGCCGGGGCGGCTGCCGCTGCGCAACCTGCATTTCTCGCTGGTGGATGTGCCCGATCTGCAGGTGCTGCCACCCGAACATCCGACGATGACCGACATCTGGATGGGGGCTGGCCCGGTGCCGGAAATCCTGCATCGCGTGCTGAACCTGCTGGCCAAGGCGCGTCTGCACCTGAAACTGCCGTCGCTGGAGCCGTGCTCGCGGTTGTTCTACACCGTACTGAACCTGATGAAGTTCGGTGAACATCGCGGCGGCATGATCGTACGCGCGGTGGGCACCCGCGATGGTGCGCGCGTCGAACAGAGCTGGCACCTGCTGGCCGAGGCCGATGACGGTCCGTACATTCCGTCGATGGCGATCGAGGCGGTGATCCGCAAGCAGCTGGCCGGTGATCGGCCGACGCCCGGGGCGCGCGCGGCCACGCATGCGCTGGAGTTGAGCGACTACGACCGCCTGTTTGAAGGCCGCACCATCCACACCGGTTTCCGCCGGGACATGCCGGGTGCCAGCCTGTACCAGCGCGTGCTTGGCAGCGCATACGCGCAACTGCCGGCCAGCGTGCAGGCGCTGCATGCGCCGTCTGCAGCCAAGCGCTGGAGCGGCACGGCATCGGTCGAGCGTGGTCGCGGGCTGCTGTCGCGGTTGCTGGGGAAGGTGTTCGGCTTTCCCGCGGCGGGCGCGCGTGTGCCGGTCAGTGTGGAGTTCACCCCGGAGGCCGGCGGTGAGCGCTGGACGCGGACCTTTGCCGGCCGTCGTTTCTCTTCGTTGCAGACGCAGGGGCAGGGGCGCAACGAAGCGCTGCTGGTCGAGCGCTTCGGCGTGATCTCGGTAGCGTTGGCGCTGCTGGTCGACAACGGGCGGCTGCAACTGGTGCCACGACGCTGGTCGCTGTTGGGCATGCCGTTGCCGCAATGGCTGCTGCCGGGGGAAAACAGTTTCGAGAGTGATGAGGACGGATGCTTTGTCTTCGACGTGGAGATCGGCGCGCCAGTGGTGGGGCGGATCGTGCATTACCGCGGAACGTTGAGGCCGGGTTGA
- a CDS encoding VOC family protein gives MAHKNTICVWYDSGALEAASFYAKTFPDSQVTAVHHAPGDFPDGKQGDVLTVEFTVCGVPCVGLNGGPTFKHSEAFSFQISTEDQAETDRLWNAIVGNGGQESQCGWCKDRWGISWQISPRMLIEAVTSKDKALAKRAFNAMMPMKKIDIATIEAAIRNA, from the coding sequence ATGGCTCACAAGAACACGATCTGCGTCTGGTACGACAGCGGTGCGCTCGAGGCTGCCTCGTTCTACGCAAAGACCTTTCCCGACAGTCAAGTAACCGCCGTGCATCACGCGCCAGGCGACTTCCCCGACGGCAAGCAGGGTGACGTCCTCACCGTCGAGTTCACGGTCTGCGGTGTCCCCTGTGTCGGCCTCAATGGCGGCCCGACCTTCAAGCACAGCGAAGCGTTCTCGTTCCAGATTTCCACCGAGGACCAGGCCGAGACCGATCGTTTGTGGAATGCCATCGTCGGCAATGGTGGCCAGGAGAGCCAATGCGGCTGGTGCAAGGATCGCTGGGGCATCTCCTGGCAGATCAGCCCACGCATGCTGATCGAAGCGGTGACCAGCAAGGACAAGGCCCTGGCCAAGCGCGCCTTCAACGCGATGATGCCGATGAAGAAGATCGACATCGCCACCATTGAAGCAGCGATCCGTAACGCATGA
- a CDS encoding phytoene desaturase family protein, translating into MTTWDTIIVGGGHNGLVCAAYLVRAGQRVLVLERRGVLGGAAVTEEFHPGFRNSVASYTVSLLQPKVIEELQLHAHGLRIVARPANNFLPLPDGRYLLSAPGRTQAEVAKFSERDAQALPAYEARLEVFADVLRDWALRPPPDLGVTAGWRALPALWQMGRLGRELAALDPALRQELLDLFTLSAAEYLDRWFESEPIKALFGFDGIVGNYASPYTPGSAYVLLHHVFGQCNGVKGAWGHAIGGMGAISQAIAASARAAGAELRVDAGVQRLLVEDERVVGVALAGGESLRARAVVANVNPKLLYEQLLQPAQVPATTRERMANWRCGSGTFRMNVALSRLPDFRALPGPGDHLSAGIIMAPSLDYMDRAWLDARRDGWSREPIVEMLIPSTLDDSLAPPGQHVASLFCQHVAPELPDGRHWDDHRDTVADLMIATVDHYAPGFADSVLGRQALSPLDLERTFGLIGGDIFHGALSANQLFSARPMVGQAGYRGALPGLYLCGAGTHPGGGVTGAPGHNAAQVVLQDQ; encoded by the coding sequence ATGACGACGTGGGACACGATCATCGTTGGCGGCGGCCACAACGGGCTGGTGTGTGCGGCGTACCTGGTGCGCGCGGGGCAACGGGTGCTGGTGCTGGAGCGCCGCGGTGTACTCGGCGGTGCGGCGGTCACCGAAGAGTTCCATCCCGGCTTCCGCAACTCGGTGGCCTCGTACACGGTGTCGCTGCTGCAGCCGAAGGTGATCGAGGAACTGCAGCTGCATGCGCACGGGCTGCGCATCGTCGCGCGGCCGGCCAACAACTTCCTGCCATTGCCCGATGGTCGCTACCTGCTGTCTGCACCGGGCCGCACCCAGGCGGAAGTGGCGAAATTTTCCGAGCGCGATGCGCAGGCGCTGCCCGCCTATGAAGCGCGCCTGGAAGTATTTGCCGACGTGCTGCGCGACTGGGCGCTGCGTCCGCCGCCCGACCTCGGGGTGACAGCTGGCTGGCGCGCGCTGCCCGCGCTGTGGCAGATGGGCCGGCTGGGGCGCGAGCTGGCCGCGCTCGATCCTGCATTGCGGCAGGAACTGCTGGATCTGTTCACGCTGTCGGCCGCCGAATACCTGGACCGCTGGTTCGAGAGCGAGCCGATCAAGGCCCTGTTCGGCTTCGATGGCATTGTTGGCAACTACGCCAGCCCCTACACGCCCGGCAGCGCCTACGTGCTGCTGCATCACGTGTTCGGCCAGTGCAACGGGGTCAAGGGTGCCTGGGGCCACGCCATCGGTGGCATGGGTGCGATCAGCCAGGCCATCGCCGCATCCGCGCGTGCGGCAGGTGCTGAGCTGCGTGTCGATGCCGGCGTGCAGCGCCTGTTGGTTGAAGACGAACGCGTGGTCGGCGTCGCGTTGGCCGGCGGTGAGAGCCTGCGCGCACGTGCGGTGGTGGCCAACGTCAATCCGAAGCTGCTGTACGAACAGCTGCTGCAGCCTGCGCAGGTTCCCGCCACCACCCGCGAACGCATGGCGAACTGGCGCTGCGGCTCGGGCACGTTCCGGATGAACGTGGCGCTGTCGCGGCTGCCGGATTTCCGCGCCCTGCCCGGCCCCGGCGACCACCTCAGTGCCGGCATCATCATGGCGCCCAGCCTGGATTACATGGACCGTGCCTGGCTGGATGCACGCCGCGATGGCTGGTCGCGCGAGCCGATCGTGGAGATGCTGATTCCGAGCACGCTGGACGACTCGCTGGCGCCCCCCGGGCAGCATGTGGCGAGCCTGTTCTGCCAGCACGTGGCGCCGGAGCTGCCCGATGGCCGTCACTGGGATGACCACCGGGATACCGTCGCCGACCTGATGATCGCTACCGTCGATCACTACGCCCCCGGCTTCGCCGACAGCGTGCTCGGTCGGCAGGCGCTTTCACCGTTGGACCTGGAACGGACGTTCGGGCTGATCGGCGGTGACATCTTCCACGGTGCGCTCAGCGCCAACCAGCTGTTTTCGGCACGGCCGATGGTCGGCCAGGCCGGCTATCGCGGCGCCCTGCCCGGCCTTTACCTGTGCGGCGCGGGCACGCATCCGGGCGGCGGGGTGACCGGTGCGCCCGGGCACAATGCGGCGCAGGTGGTGCTGCAGGACCAGTAG
- a CDS encoding rhomboid family intramembrane serine protease, giving the protein MFPRLPTVTKALLIANAILFLLQQPFLLGMQTFEPFMLQPLQQGFDAFSPGGNFQPWQLLTYGFLHGSFGHLFFNMLAVFMFGAPLEQTWREKRFLIYYLVCVVGAGLCQLLVGTMLENPATVLGASGGVFGLLLAYGMLFPNQRVMLLFPPIPMKARTFVILFGVGELVLGMTGWQPGVAHFAHLGGMLFGWLLIRYWRGQPPFNKRRPPGPPKRPNHLRSVK; this is encoded by the coding sequence ATGTTCCCGCGACTGCCAACCGTTACCAAGGCCCTGTTGATCGCCAACGCGATCCTGTTCCTGCTGCAGCAGCCGTTCCTGCTCGGCATGCAGACCTTCGAACCGTTCATGCTGCAGCCGCTGCAGCAGGGCTTCGATGCGTTCTCGCCGGGTGGCAACTTCCAGCCGTGGCAGCTGCTGACCTACGGCTTCCTGCATGGCAGCTTCGGGCATCTGTTCTTCAACATGCTGGCTGTCTTCATGTTCGGCGCGCCGCTGGAACAGACCTGGCGCGAGAAGCGCTTCCTGATCTACTACCTGGTGTGCGTTGTCGGCGCCGGCCTGTGCCAGTTGCTGGTCGGCACGATGCTGGAGAACCCGGCCACGGTGCTGGGTGCTTCCGGTGGTGTGTTCGGCCTGCTGCTGGCCTACGGCATGCTGTTCCCCAACCAGCGGGTGATGCTGCTGTTCCCGCCGATTCCGATGAAGGCGCGTACGTTCGTGATCCTGTTCGGCGTGGGCGAGCTGGTGCTGGGCATGACCGGTTGGCAGCCAGGCGTGGCCCATTTCGCGCACCTGGGCGGCATGCTGTTCGGCTGGCTGCTGATCCGCTACTGGCGTGGCCAACCGCCGTTCAACAAGCGTCGTCCCCCCGGCCCGCCGAAGCGCCCGAATCATCTGCGCAGCGTCAAATGA
- a CDS encoding MGMT family protein — protein sequence MAARRTDGAGADRRHRAGPARRTAGDAAAPLTPEQARARILAVIHAIPPGQVMGYGQVAMRAGLPGRARLTARILGQNEDPTLPWHRVLRSDGRIAMAEGSAGWREQSQRLRAEGVVVENGRVRMPATDPAAALDAAVWGPG from the coding sequence ATGGCTGCTCGACGAACCGATGGGGCCGGCGCAGATCGCCGGCACCGTGCTGGTCCTGCTCGGCGTACTGCTGGTGACGCGGCTGCGCCGCTGACACCGGAGCAGGCGCGTGCGCGCATCCTGGCGGTGATCCATGCGATTCCGCCGGGACAGGTGATGGGCTACGGCCAGGTCGCAATGCGCGCGGGCCTGCCCGGACGCGCCCGGCTGACCGCGCGCATCCTCGGCCAGAATGAGGATCCCACACTGCCCTGGCACCGGGTGCTGCGCTCGGATGGGCGCATCGCCATGGCCGAAGGTTCGGCCGGCTGGCGCGAACAATCGCAGCGGCTGCGTGCGGAGGGTGTCGTCGTGGAAAACGGCCGGGTGCGGATGCCCGCGACCGACCCGGCGGCGGCGCTGGATGCGGCCGTATGGGGACCGGGTTGA
- a CDS encoding DMT family transporter — protein MSTSSTRIATTSPRIALGGIGLAAIGAVAASGKAIIVKLGLRHGVDATTLLALRMLMALPLFALMAVWASRRAERLSWADRARVLWLGFTGYYLSSLLDFQGLQYISVTLERLILYLNPTLVLLINVLLARQRPGRWQIGALVLSYLGVLIAFGHDLQREGGQIILGSLLVLGSALSYALYLFGSGQVVARIGAVRLTAYASCVASVLVLLHFTITHPLPLLWQAPAAVQWLSLINATVCTVLPVLAIMLAVQRVGSSLAAQVGMLGPVSTIVMSLWLLDEPMGPAQIAGTVLVLLGVLLVTRLRR, from the coding sequence ATGTCTACCTCTTCCACCCGCATTGCCACCACGTCCCCGCGTATCGCCCTGGGCGGCATCGGCCTGGCTGCGATCGGCGCCGTTGCCGCATCGGGCAAGGCCATCATCGTCAAGCTGGGGCTGCGCCATGGCGTGGACGCGACCACGCTGCTGGCGCTGCGCATGCTGATGGCGCTGCCCCTGTTCGCGCTGATGGCGGTGTGGGCGTCGCGGCGTGCGGAGCGATTGTCCTGGGCTGACCGGGCGCGCGTGCTGTGGCTCGGCTTCACCGGTTACTACCTGTCCAGCCTGCTGGATTTCCAGGGCCTGCAGTACATCAGTGTGACCCTGGAACGGTTGATCCTGTACTTGAACCCGACCCTGGTGCTGCTGATCAACGTGCTGCTGGCGCGGCAGCGGCCGGGTCGCTGGCAGATCGGTGCGCTGGTGCTCAGCTATCTCGGCGTGCTGATCGCGTTCGGCCATGACCTGCAGCGCGAAGGTGGGCAGATCATTCTCGGCAGCCTGCTGGTGCTTGGCAGTGCGCTCAGCTATGCGCTCTATCTGTTCGGCAGCGGTCAGGTGGTCGCCCGTATCGGCGCGGTGCGTCTGACCGCCTATGCCAGCTGCGTGGCCAGTGTGCTGGTGCTGCTGCATTTCACCATCACCCATCCACTGCCGTTGCTGTGGCAGGCCCCCGCTGCGGTGCAGTGGCTGTCGCTGATCAATGCGACGGTCTGCACCGTGCTGCCGGTGCTGGCGATCATGCTGGCGGTGCAGCGCGTCGGCTCGTCGCTGGCCGCGCAGGTGGGTATGCTGGGCCCGGTTTCCACCATCGTGATGAGCCTATGGCTGCTCGACGAACCGATGGGGCCGGCGCAGATCGCCGGCACCGTGCTGGTCCTGCTCGGCGTACTGCTGGTGACGCGGCTGCGCCGCTGA
- the gorA gene encoding glutathione-disulfide reductase, whose amino-acid sequence MNTPSYDYDLIVLGGGSAGLAGAIRAAQHGKRVALLEPGELGGTCVNVGCVPKKAMWLAADLAERISLASAMGFDVDARPALSWKELVIHRQAYISNIHTSYHKRLDETGVVRIPARGHLLDAHTVACSDGVQYSAAQILIATGAHPQRPDIPGAELGLVSDDFFDLRAAPAEVAIIGGGYIAVELAGLLQALGSKVSLLVRGSRLLERFDYELTAQLAENLRQQGVRIHFDYRLRELKRDGERVRAFGHDGPIDSVFDAVFFATGRRGNSRDLGLEALGIGIGEHQQVEVDEWQTTAVASVHAVGDIAGKVGLTPVAVAASRRLMDRLFGGRPDAKMDYDNVASVVFSHPPLGAVGMSEEDARARFEQVTVYHSRFRPMLQALANGTQRSLFKMVCAGPEERVVGVHLLGEAADEILQGFAVAVKMGATKAQFDDTVAIHPTSAEEVVLMR is encoded by the coding sequence ATGAACACTCCTTCTTATGACTACGATCTGATCGTCCTTGGCGGCGGTTCCGCTGGCCTGGCCGGCGCCATCCGCGCTGCGCAGCATGGCAAGCGTGTTGCCCTGCTGGAGCCGGGTGAACTGGGCGGCACCTGCGTGAATGTAGGTTGCGTGCCGAAGAAGGCGATGTGGCTGGCGGCCGATCTGGCCGAGCGCATAAGCCTGGCCAGCGCGATGGGCTTCGACGTGGACGCGCGTCCGGCACTGTCGTGGAAGGAGCTGGTGATCCATCGCCAGGCCTACATCAGCAACATCCACACCAGCTACCACAAGCGCCTGGATGAAACCGGCGTGGTGCGTATTCCGGCCCGTGGCCATCTGCTGGATGCGCACACCGTGGCGTGCAGTGATGGCGTGCAGTACAGCGCTGCACAGATCCTCATCGCTACCGGCGCCCATCCGCAGCGGCCCGACATTCCCGGCGCCGAACTGGGCCTGGTGTCCGACGATTTCTTCGACCTGCGTGCGGCACCGGCCGAGGTCGCCATCATCGGCGGCGGCTACATCGCGGTGGAACTTGCCGGGCTGTTGCAGGCGCTGGGCAGCAAGGTGAGTCTGCTGGTACGTGGCAGTCGCCTGCTGGAGCGCTTCGACTACGAGCTGACCGCGCAACTGGCCGAGAACCTGCGCCAGCAGGGTGTTCGCATCCACTTCGATTACCGTCTGCGTGAGTTGAAGCGCGACGGCGAGCGCGTGCGCGCTTTCGGCCATGACGGCCCGATCGACAGCGTGTTCGACGCCGTGTTCTTCGCGACCGGCCGGCGCGGCAACAGCAGGGATCTGGGCTTGGAGGCGCTGGGTATCGGCATCGGCGAACACCAGCAGGTGGAGGTGGACGAGTGGCAGACCACGGCGGTGGCGAGCGTGCATGCGGTCGGTGACATCGCCGGCAAGGTCGGCCTGACGCCGGTTGCCGTGGCTGCATCGCGTCGTCTGATGGATCGTCTGTTTGGTGGCCGCCCGGACGCGAAGATGGACTATGACAACGTGGCCAGCGTGGTGTTCTCGCACCCGCCGCTGGGCGCAGTGGGCATGAGCGAGGAAGACGCACGTGCGCGCTTCGAGCAGGTGACGGTGTACCACAGCCGGTTCCGGCCGATGCTGCAGGCACTGGCCAACGGCACCCAGCGCAGCCTGTTCAAGATGGTCTGTGCCGGGCCGGAAGAGCGTGTGGTGGGTGTACACCTGCTGGGTGAAGCGGCCGACGAGATCCTGCAGGGTTTCGCGGTGGCGGTGAAGATGGGTGCGACCAAGGCCCAGTTCGACGACACGGTGGCGATTCACCCGACGTCTGCTGAAGAAGTGGTGTTGATGCGCTGA
- a CDS encoding DUF418 domain-containing protein, with protein MTDLHAGCPVNTASPSLQPVASGERIALLDILRGFALLGILLMNIEALSGPLDLAFTGIDAHWQGIDYWADAFVYVFVQGKFFTLFSLLFGAGFAVMAQRAETAGRPFTPFYLRRSAGLLLIGLCHALLVWSGDILVLYALASLPLLACREAPRSWLPWMGLLVYALGVALMLLVGAMVSMATPQDLQKMLVDAQQGIDQQRLVYGQGDWMQANVQRLHEFGASLGGMFISGPEVLGMFLLGAWFAGSGALTAPERFPRLYAGLRWVALPLGLLVTLAGVLWKPYLAPGVYDLPTTSAMALVAVGGVPMCLGYLAWIVHWRARMGWLAPVGRMALTHYLGQSLVCTLLFYHYGLGWFDAVPRAWQLLLALLLFAAQVILSHLWLRRFRFGPMEWLWRAMTYQQWPAMRRGAGQG; from the coding sequence ATGACGGACCTGCACGCCGGATGCCCCGTGAACACCGCTTCCCCTTCCCTGCAACCGGTGGCTTCCGGCGAACGCATCGCCCTGCTGGACATACTGCGCGGGTTTGCCCTGCTGGGCATCCTGCTGATGAACATCGAGGCCCTCAGCGGGCCGCTGGACCTGGCCTTTACCGGCATCGACGCGCATTGGCAGGGCATCGACTACTGGGCCGATGCATTCGTCTATGTGTTCGTGCAGGGAAAATTCTTCACCCTGTTCTCGCTGTTGTTCGGTGCGGGCTTTGCGGTGATGGCCCAGCGTGCTGAAACGGCGGGTCGCCCGTTCACTCCGTTCTACCTGCGCCGCAGCGCCGGGCTGCTGCTGATCGGCCTGTGCCACGCATTGCTGGTCTGGTCGGGCGACATCCTGGTGCTGTATGCACTGGCCTCGCTGCCGTTGCTGGCCTGTCGCGAAGCACCGCGCAGCTGGCTGCCGTGGATGGGTCTTCTGGTGTATGCACTGGGTGTTGCGCTGATGCTGCTGGTCGGCGCAATGGTGTCGATGGCCACCCCGCAGGACCTGCAGAAGATGCTGGTCGACGCGCAGCAGGGCATCGACCAGCAACGTCTGGTGTATGGCCAGGGCGACTGGATGCAGGCCAACGTGCAGCGCCTGCATGAGTTCGGCGCGTCGCTGGGTGGCATGTTCATTTCCGGACCCGAAGTGCTGGGTATGTTCCTGCTGGGTGCCTGGTTCGCTGGCAGCGGCGCATTGACCGCGCCCGAGCGTTTCCCCCGGTTATATGCCGGCCTGCGCTGGGTCGCGCTGCCTCTGGGCCTGCTGGTCACCCTGGCGGGTGTGTTGTGGAAGCCCTATCTGGCCCCGGGTGTCTATGACCTGCCGACCACCTCGGCAATGGCGCTGGTGGCCGTGGGCGGCGTGCCGATGTGCCTGGGCTACCTGGCCTGGATCGTGCACTGGCGTGCGCGCATGGGCTGGCTGGCGCCGGTCGGCCGGATGGCGCTGACCCACTACCTGGGTCAATCGCTGGTCTGTACGTTGCTGTTCTATCACTACGGGCTGGGGTGGTTCGATGCAGTGCCGCGTGCCTGGCAGCTGCTGTTGGCATTGCTGCTGTTCGCTGCGCAGGTAATCCTCAGCCATCTGTGGCTGCGCCGTTTCCGCTTCGGTCCGATGGAATGGCTGTGGCGTGCGATGACGTACCAGCAGTGGCCAGCGATGCGCCGTGGGGCCGGGCAGGGGTGA
- a CDS encoding FKBP-type peptidyl-prolyl cis-trans isomerase yields the protein MKIEKDRVVRFHYTVSEAGQEPIESSKDRGEPLAILIGHGNIIPGLENAMMDKEAGATFDVDVKAADAYGERRDGLSQRVPKKHFGTAKLVPGQQVVLQTNFGPRAVTVQKVGMSVVDVDLNHPMAGKDLHFDVEIVDVREAGKEELEHGHVHGDGGHQH from the coding sequence ATGAAGATCGAAAAAGACCGCGTTGTCCGCTTCCACTACACCGTCTCCGAGGCCGGCCAGGAGCCGATCGAATCGTCCAAGGACCGCGGCGAGCCGCTGGCGATCCTGATCGGCCACGGCAACATCATCCCGGGCCTGGAAAACGCCATGATGGACAAGGAAGCCGGCGCGACCTTCGACGTCGACGTCAAGGCGGCCGATGCTTACGGCGAGCGCCGTGATGGCCTGTCCCAGCGCGTGCCGAAGAAGCACTTCGGTACCGCCAAGCTGGTCCCGGGCCAGCAGGTCGTGCTGCAGACCAACTTCGGCCCGCGTGCCGTGACCGTGCAGAAGGTCGGCATGAGCGTGGTCGACGTCGACCTGAACCATCCGATGGCCGGCAAGGACCTGCATTTCGACGTCGAGATCGTCGACGTGCGCGAAGCCGGCAAGGAAGAGCTCGAACACGGCCACGTCCACGGCGACGGCGGTCACCAGCACTGA
- a CDS encoding C40 family peptidase — protein MHITPVSSGTRRLLAPALLLALPLLLTACGGGKAVRSAPPPPAASWPSTTPDNPEAANSVLMRAISLVGTPYRYGGNTPESGFDCSGLVAYVYREMLDLKLPRTSRDLAAVQGPKIDPKRLATGDLVFFGSRGNVSHVGIYVGEGRFVHAPSTGGTVRLDSLSGPYWKDHYTGAKRVLR, from the coding sequence ATGCACATCACGCCAGTTTCGTCCGGCACGCGCCGGCTCCTCGCGCCCGCCCTGCTGCTGGCCCTGCCCCTTCTGCTGACCGCCTGTGGCGGCGGCAAGGCCGTCCGTTCCGCACCGCCACCGCCTGCGGCAAGCTGGCCCAGCACCACACCGGACAACCCAGAGGCCGCCAATTCGGTGCTGATGCGCGCCATCAGCCTGGTCGGCACGCCCTACCGCTATGGCGGCAACACGCCTGAATCCGGCTTCGACTGCAGTGGCCTGGTCGCCTACGTCTACCGTGAAATGCTGGATCTGAAGCTGCCGCGGACCTCACGCGACCTGGCGGCGGTACAGGGCCCGAAGATCGATCCGAAGCGCCTGGCGACCGGCGACCTGGTCTTTTTTGGCAGCCGCGGCAATGTCAGTCACGTGGGGATCTACGTGGGCGAAGGTCGATTCGTGCACGCCCCGAGCACCGGCGGAACGGTGCGCCTGGATTCGCTCAGCGGACCCTACTGGAAGGACCACTACACAGGGGCGAAACGCGTCCTTCGCTAA
- a CDS encoding C40 family peptidase produces MTTNDPTCQGQTAASSRSVRPLLLGLALCLTSLPAWSQSAPTRTDATPAATAETAPRAAAKADATAPQRSRADAAASATLAALLPHLAANDTIPLMDRSAMVAGDLSRLLANYDTSSAANGSVVVGTAADNGKVQSLLRRAMTLLGTPYRWGGSNPDSGFDCSGLVGYVFRSALGIELPRVSREMAHDANAELINDRAALAAGDLVFFGRKGRVDHVGIYVGDGRFLHAPSTGKDVRVDTLLSGYWGNKFMQARRVDL; encoded by the coding sequence GTGACGACAAACGACCCGACGTGCCAAGGCCAGACCGCCGCTTCTTCGCGTAGTGTCCGCCCGCTTCTGCTGGGCTTGGCATTGTGTCTGACCAGCCTTCCCGCCTGGTCGCAGTCCGCTCCCACCCGTACCGATGCGACCCCGGCTGCCACCGCCGAGACCGCTCCCCGCGCAGCCGCCAAGGCCGACGCCACCGCTCCGCAGCGCAGCCGCGCCGATGCCGCCGCCAGCGCCACCCTGGCCGCCCTGCTGCCGCACCTGGCCGCCAATGACACCATTCCGCTGATGGACCGCTCGGCCATGGTGGCCGGTGACCTCAGCCGCCTCCTCGCCAATTACGACACCAGCAGCGCCGCCAATGGCAGCGTCGTGGTCGGTACCGCTGCCGACAACGGCAAGGTGCAGTCGCTGCTGCGCCGGGCCATGACCCTGCTCGGCACCCCGTACCGTTGGGGTGGCAGCAATCCGGACAGCGGCTTCGACTGCAGCGGCCTGGTCGGTTATGTGTTCCGCTCGGCCCTGGGCATCGAGCTGCCGCGCGTCTCGCGTGAAATGGCGCATGACGCCAATGCCGAACTGATCAACGACCGCGCCGCCCTGGCCGCAGGCGATCTGGTGTTCTTCGGCCGCAAGGGCCGGGTCGACCACGTCGGCATCTATGTGGGCGATGGTCGCTTCCTGCATGCCCCGAGCACCGGCAAGGACGTCCGCGTCGACACCCTGCTCAGTGGCTACTGGGGCAACAAGTTCATGCAGGCCCGCCGGGTCGACCTCTGA